The Clostridium sporogenes genome contains a region encoding:
- a CDS encoding ATP-binding protein, whose translation MIFIIIVLMIFLLLLLSYVFFMKREIKNITIQLNEYNNLKSLKKIDVTLFDKEIENLAYSINKNIDINIQSQIKQKRLEEEIRKNIAPKIDLPKENIMAIGNEGAIKRVLQNLIVNIIKHSKEDVYIGLKKENNKAVLTTINRCDDIKEEDIDLIFNRFYKKDDARTNKNGSTGLGLSISKRLMEKMNGEIYAEVHKDLLHIFCKWDLK comes from the coding sequence ATGATTTTTATTATAATAGTGCTAATGATTTTTTTGTTGCTCTTACTCTCCTATGTATTTTTTATGAAAAGAGAAATAAAAAACATTACAATCCAATTAAATGAATATAATAATTTGAAATCATTAAAAAAGATAGATGTTACCCTTTTTGATAAAGAAATTGAGAATTTAGCCTATAGTATTAATAAAAACATTGATATAAATATACAGTCACAAATTAAGCAAAAGAGACTAGAAGAAGAAATAAGAAAAAATATAGCTCCTAAAATAGATTTGCCAAAGGAGAATATTATGGCCATTGGAAATGAAGGAGCTATAAAGAGAGTACTACAAAATTTAATAGTAAATATTATAAAACATTCTAAGGAAGATGTTTATATAGGTTTAAAAAAAGAAAATAATAAAGCTGTATTAACTACAATTAATAGATGTGATGATATTAAAGAGGAAGATATAGATTTAATTTTTAATAGATTCTATAAAAAAGATGATGCCAGAACCAATAAAAATGGAAGTACCGGATTAGGCTTATCTATTTCTAAAAGACTTATGGAAAAAATGAATGGGGAAATTTACGCTGAAGTTCATAAAGATTTATTACATATTTTTTGTAAATGGGATTTAAAATAA
- a CDS encoding class I SAM-dependent methyltransferase: MGTCWKDEDVSKKFNLYNDMLENILGFNYIFKNLKSNKSIKKVLDFGCGPGKVAERMAKIKPESQIIAVDQSKNMLEIAKKEHNKENITYQLIEQDQLKGVENNSIDCVVLCFVIINNSDKDRIKMIFQEIFRVLKKGGKFFILDSNPNAAGVEFSTFANGKSGQTYQLGDHKKQFLKIPNNEVLILEDYYWSTDFYINNLEAVGFENYKIVEPTIEKINKHELNAIEKTYEIKDWGSEKNKPPFIIFDVEK; the protein is encoded by the coding sequence TTGGGTACATGCTGGAAGGACGAAGATGTTTCAAAAAAGTTTAATTTGTATAATGATATGCTAGAAAATATTTTGGGATTTAATTATATTTTTAAAAATTTAAAATCAAATAAATCTATTAAAAAAGTTTTAGATTTCGGATGTGGACCAGGGAAAGTAGCAGAACGAATGGCAAAAATAAAACCTGAATCACAAATTATTGCAGTAGACCAATCAAAAAATATGCTTGAAATTGCAAAGAAAGAACATAATAAAGAAAATATAACTTACCAATTAATTGAACAAGACCAATTAAAAGGAGTAGAAAACAACTCTATAGATTGTGTAGTTCTTTGTTTTGTAATAATTAATAATTCAGATAAAGATAGAATTAAAATGATTTTCCAGGAAATTTTTAGAGTTCTAAAAAAGGGTGGAAAATTTTTTATTCTTGATTCTAATCCCAATGCTGCTGGAGTAGAATTTTCAACTTTTGCAAATGGAAAAAGTGGACAAACCTATCAGTTAGGAGATCATAAAAAACAGTTTTTGAAAATCCCTAATAATGAAGTGCTGATTTTAGAGGATTATTATTGGTCAACAGATTTTTATATTAATAATCTGGAAGCAGTAGGATTTGAAAATTATAAAATTGTAGAACCAACTATAGAGAAAATAAACAAACATGAATTGAATGCAATTGAAAAAACATATGAAATTAAAGATTGGGGGAGTGAAAAGAATAAACCACCCTTTATTATATTTGATGTAGAAAAATAA
- a CDS encoding DUF4003 domain-containing protein, with protein sequence MELLLKQKIDLMTENYNELKKAFKWEYSIVKHFVAMNSAVKDKKINVEEIEEIKDYIKKQVGLFSQFRGMNLFILSSLLYLESNYKDFFQDMQKVYEKMRDAGFRNSQYLPLASYTIVKEVSMDKWEVKIQRMENFYSNMKKNHPWLTTADDYVLAAVLATSDLDVEKTSEEMENCYKLLNEKAFGKGNSLQSLSQILALGEEDAENKCSRAVSLYNELKSEKCKLRYDGLASLGVLTLIASDDSHIVEEVKEVYDYIKGKDGYGIFSIEKSHIVMLAISLVADSYIERIQKGLIDITLANSINAIVIAQQQAAIVAACAASAAAASSSSS encoded by the coding sequence ATGGAATTATTATTAAAACAAAAGATAGATTTGATGACAGAGAATTATAATGAGCTTAAGAAAGCCTTTAAATGGGAGTATAGCATAGTAAAGCATTTTGTGGCTATGAACTCAGCTGTTAAAGATAAGAAAATAAATGTTGAAGAAATTGAAGAGATAAAAGATTATATAAAAAAGCAGGTAGGACTATTTTCTCAGTTTAGAGGAATGAATCTATTTATTTTAAGTAGTCTTTTGTACTTAGAAAGTAATTACAAAGATTTTTTCCAAGATATGCAGAAGGTATATGAGAAAATGAGGGATGCAGGTTTTAGAAATAGTCAGTATTTACCTTTAGCTTCTTATACTATAGTTAAAGAAGTTTCTATGGATAAATGGGAGGTGAAAATCCAAAGAATGGAGAATTTTTACTCTAATATGAAGAAAAATCATCCTTGGTTAACTACAGCAGATGATTATGTTCTTGCAGCAGTATTAGCTACTTCAGATTTAGATGTAGAAAAAACTTCAGAGGAAATGGAAAATTGTTATAAATTACTAAATGAAAAGGCTTTTGGTAAAGGAAATTCCCTTCAAAGTCTTTCTCAAATACTTGCTTTGGGAGAAGAAGATGCAGAAAATAAATGCAGTAGGGCAGTGTCTTTGTATAACGAATTAAAGAGTGAAAAGTGCAAATTAAGATATGATGGATTAGCTTCTTTAGGGGTACTAACCCTTATAGCTTCTGATGATAGTCATATAGTAGAAGAAGTGAAGGAAGTTTATGATTATATAAAAGGAAAAGATGGCTATGGAATTTTTAGTATTGAAAAGTCTCATATAGTTATGTTAGCTATTTCTTTAGTAGCAGATTCTTATATAGAAAGAATTCAAAAAGGATTAATAGATATAACTTTGGCAAACAGTATAAATGCTATAGTAATAGCACAGCAACAGGCAGCCATAGTAGCAGCTTGTGCAGCAAGTGCAGCGGCGGCTTCATCATCTAGTTCGTAA
- the thiD gene encoding bifunctional hydroxymethylpyrimidine kinase/phosphomethylpyrimidine kinase produces MKKVLSIAGSDCSGGAGIQADLKTFSAHGVFGMSVIVSVVAENTSRVINIQDVTPDMIKSQIDAVYEDIGTDAVKIGMLSTPECMEAVSEKLQEYKPKNVVIDPVMYAKNGCPLMDPNSVSTLIKSIIHHADILTPNIPEAERIAECKIETIEDMEKAAGIIEGMGCRSVLIKGGHYIGDAVDILYDGKKFYHYKTQRINTKNTHGTGCTLSSAIASNLALGFGIDEAVKRAKNYITMAIEHSLEIGKGNGPTNHFYQVYLNGLQGMELDN; encoded by the coding sequence ATGAAAAAAGTACTTAGTATTGCAGGTTCTGATTGTAGTGGAGGAGCAGGGATACAGGCAGATTTAAAGACTTTTTCTGCTCATGGGGTTTTTGGAATGAGTGTTATTGTATCTGTAGTTGCAGAAAATACTAGTAGAGTAATTAATATTCAAGATGTTACACCTGATATGATCAAAAGTCAGATCGATGCAGTTTATGAGGATATTGGTACAGATGCAGTAAAAATAGGAATGCTATCTACGCCAGAGTGTATGGAAGCAGTATCTGAAAAATTGCAAGAATATAAACCGAAAAATGTTGTAATAGATCCAGTTATGTATGCAAAAAATGGATGCCCTTTAATGGATCCTAATTCTGTATCTACACTAATTAAATCTATTATTCATCATGCAGATATTTTGACTCCAAATATACCAGAGGCAGAGCGAATTGCAGAGTGCAAAATAGAAACTATAGAAGACATGGAGAAAGCTGCTGGTATTATTGAAGGCATGGGCTGTAGAAGTGTTTTGATAAAAGGTGGACATTATATTGGAGATGCCGTAGATATATTATATGATGGAAAAAAATTTTATCATTATAAAACTCAGCGAATTAATACAAAAAATACTCATGGAACAGGTTGCACATTATCCTCTGCAATTGCTTCTAATTTAGCATTGGGATTTGGAATAGATGAAGCCGTAAAAAGAGCTAAAAATTATATAACTATGGCAATTGAACATTCATTAGAAATTGGTAAGGGAAACGGACCAACCAATCATTTTTATCAAGTTTATTTAAATGGACTACAAGGAATGGAATTGGATAACTAG
- a CDS encoding ABC transporter ATP-binding protein, with amino-acid sequence MDKSNDVVVSIRNLKMSYGNKEVLKGINLDVNKGEIIGYIGPNGAGKSTTVKIMLGLVKGYEGEVEIFGNNISHENVEYKHKIGYVPENGEIYDNLTAYEYITFLGEIYGMELEVVNNKAKKLMSLFGIEKAYHSRISSYSKGMRQKLLIISSLIHNPDILFLDEPLSGLDANSVLVFKEVLSKLASEGKTIFYSSHIMEVVEKISSRIILLNNGQIAADGTFEELKKKNMEGSLEQIFNQITGFTKHEEIANEFISVLKEV; translated from the coding sequence ATGGACAAGTCAAATGATGTAGTAGTTTCTATAAGAAACTTAAAAATGAGTTATGGAAATAAAGAAGTATTAAAAGGAATAAATTTAGATGTAAACAAAGGGGAAATTATTGGGTATATAGGACCTAATGGTGCTGGTAAAAGTACTACTGTAAAGATAATGCTTGGTTTAGTTAAGGGATATGAAGGTGAAGTAGAAATATTTGGAAATAATATATCCCATGAGAATGTAGAGTATAAACACAAAATAGGGTATGTGCCTGAAAATGGAGAAATATATGATAATTTAACGGCTTACGAATATATAACTTTTTTAGGGGAAATATATGGCATGGAATTAGAAGTAGTAAATAATAAAGCAAAAAAACTTATGAGCCTTTTTGGAATAGAAAAAGCATATCACTCAAGAATATCTTCTTATTCAAAGGGGATGAGACAAAAACTTTTGATAATTTCAAGCCTTATTCATAACCCTGATATCTTATTTTTAGATGAGCCTTTAAGTGGGCTTGATGCAAATAGCGTGCTTGTTTTTAAAGAGGTGCTTTCAAAATTAGCTTCAGAAGGAAAAACTATATTTTATTCATCTCACATAATGGAAGTTGTTGAGAAAATAAGTAGTAGAATAATATTATTAAACAATGGACAAATTGCAGCGGATGGTACTTTTGAAGAATTAAAGAAAAAGAATATGGAAGGCTCTCTTGAACAAATTTTTAATCAAATAACTGGATTTACAAAGCATGAAGAGATTGCAAATGAATTTATCTCCGTACTAAAGGAGGTATAG
- a CDS encoding AraC family transcriptional regulator yields MGWIEGIGEAIKYIEENITEEIQIEDIAKKAFVSPFYFQKGFAMLCGFTVGEYIRQRRLTLAGSELVSTDEKIIDIALKYGYSSPDSFTKAFTRFHSVTPTAVRKDGAMIKSFAPLKIKFSLEGGYIMDYKIVEKDSFTVMGVSKVFKYDSATTKVPQFWTEHYETGKGKFVCGMYGVNIDESMGSDEFEYLIADNYNPSMEIPNGFVTKIIPKYTWAVFACKGPMPKSMLDVNKKIFSEWLPNCKDYEIAAGYNIEMYTNTDDYPQGNQDENYYSELWIPVKKK; encoded by the coding sequence ATGGGATGGATTGAAGGAATTGGTGAAGCTATCAAATATATTGAGGAGAATATCACTGAAGAAATCCAAATAGAAGATATTGCAAAAAAAGCATTTGTATCTCCCTTCTATTTCCAAAAAGGCTTTGCAATGCTTTGTGGTTTTACGGTGGGAGAGTACATCAGACAACGCAGGCTTACCCTTGCAGGAAGTGAGCTTGTTTCCACTGATGAAAAAATCATCGACATTGCACTGAAATATGGCTACTCCTCACCGGATAGTTTCACAAAAGCTTTTACTCGATTTCATAGTGTCACACCTACTGCTGTTCGAAAAGATGGAGCAATGATTAAATCCTTTGCTCCGCTGAAAATCAAATTTTCATTGGAAGGTGGTTATATTATGGATTACAAAATTGTTGAAAAAGATTCCTTTACTGTTATGGGTGTATCAAAGGTGTTTAAATATGATAGTGCAACTACAAAAGTCCCACAGTTTTGGACAGAGCATTATGAAACAGGAAAGGGAAAATTTGTATGCGGAATGTACGGGGTAAATATAGACGAGAGTATGGGTTCAGATGAGTTTGAATATTTGATTGCAGACAATTATAATCCGTCTATGGAAATACCTAATGGCTTTGTTACAAAGATTATTCCCAAATACACCTGGGCTGTTTTTGCTTGTAAGGGCCCAATGCCAAAATCTATGCTAGATGTGAATAAAAAAATCTTCTCAGAATGGCTACCTAATTGCAAGGATTATGAAATTGCAGCAGGTTACAATATTGAGATGTACACCAATACGGATGATTATCCCCAAGGTAATCAAGATGAAAACTATTATAGCGAACTTTGGATTCCTGTTAAGAAAAAATAA
- a CDS encoding VgrG protein, with product MVENTNLLNSIFLNQYKTQMNNTNKTNTVDGKTLGNFDQQQGIQQMVFQAVLSQMMNSMSGMGNMNGMNSMSGMGNMNGMNSMSGMNGMGSLVATEALLSSLTNTGSFSLGNSLNALSNFNSTMRGAASFLSKGHNNTMDNSFSNLGIRASKYESNLNPAEISDDPGDYGGKSYGAWQFSSRTGSLDSFINSLKGNNNDMYYKLTYAKSKDNGTFGENFDAAWKSIASQNKDRFLKVQQNYVKENFYDTVAQSLKSRFDFDVSKKSNALKESLWSTVVQHGVGGATSIFSKLNLNNSDSNIINDLYNERQNVNVYFRSSSPEIRQSVYNRFTREKQDMLSMLNEQFV from the coding sequence ATGGTGGAAAATACAAATTTACTTAATAGCATATTTTTAAACCAATATAAAACACAAATGAATAATACTAATAAGACTAATACAGTTGATGGGAAAACATTGGGGAATTTTGACCAACAACAAGGAATTCAGCAAATGGTATTTCAGGCAGTTCTAAGTCAAATGATGAATAGTATGAGTGGTATGGGTAATATGAATGGCATGAATAGTATGAGTGGTATGGGTAATATGAATGGCATGAATAGTATGAGCGGTATGAATGGTATGGGAAGTTTGGTAGCAACAGAGGCATTATTAAGTAGTTTAACAAATACAGGTTCATTTAGTTTAGGTAATTCATTAAATGCCCTAAGTAATTTTAATTCAACTATGAGAGGGGCAGCTAGCTTTTTATCTAAAGGTCATAATAATACAATGGACAATAGTTTTAGCAATTTAGGTATACGTGCTTCAAAGTATGAATCCAATCTAAACCCTGCAGAAATCAGCGATGATCCAGGAGATTATGGTGGAAAGTCCTATGGAGCATGGCAATTTTCATCTAGAACAGGTTCCTTAGATTCATTTATTAATTCACTTAAAGGAAATAATAATGATATGTATTATAAACTTACATATGCAAAGTCTAAAGATAACGGTACATTTGGTGAAAATTTTGATGCCGCATGGAAGAGTATTGCCAGTCAAAATAAAGATAGATTTTTAAAGGTACAACAAAACTATGTAAAAGAGAACTTTTATGATACTGTAGCACAGTCTTTGAAATCAAGATTTGATTTTGATGTAAGTAAAAAAAGTAATGCTTTAAAGGAAAGCTTATGGTCTACAGTTGTTCAACATGGGGTAGGAGGAGCTACATCTATATTTTCAAAATTAAATTTAAATAATAGTGATAGTAACATTATTAATGATTTATATAACGAACGTCAAAATGTAAATGTATATTTTAGAAGTAGTTCACCAGAAATAAGACAAAGTGTTTACAATAGGTTTACTAGAGAAAAGCAAGATATGCTAAGCATGTTAAATGAACAATTTGTTTAA
- a CDS encoding TIGR04540 family protein: MRKVYKNPKELATCLKDLVDLYLDDLMTYEKLEEKVSKIVEANKNSIYKNEVMNTKLANVLGDLRIDVINKIVKDK, from the coding sequence ATGAGAAAGGTGTACAAAAACCCAAAGGAATTAGCTACATGTTTAAAGGATTTAGTAGATTTATATTTAGATGATCTTATGACTTATGAAAAGTTAGAAGAAAAAGTTTCTAAAATAGTCGAGGCTAACAAAAATAGTATATATAAGAACGAAGTTATGAATACTAAATTAGCTAATGTACTAGGGGATTTGAGAATAGATGTTATAAACAAAATAGTAAAAGATAAATAA
- the bcmE gene encoding thiamine pyridinylase, translated as MKLKNLFKRSLSFLFSFIMIFALVSGLNVQAFSGDEPKQTLNVALYEYVPDPIRFKKAVETEWNKKEPNIKLNFVDWDCYSEDPPKDLDVFVFDAIYLSHFVKEGYLSQIPQGSIKNKEDILPFAMEGCTIEGSTYAIPQIICTNLLFSRKGDYDIQKVNSVYDLNDKLGKNTSEDIIPPNNKGLLIDMSGGTSKACMYLDSLIDTTQEYTEFNSLPNLNELNEDAIDSLGLLQSMAGKNQANYWPENNDSYIRAKWFINGKGRAYIGYTEAMSQMKEFANDIDFKTISLSKNSNIPIFYGDVVGVNSSITDSYKKEKAIELANIITDKNTMVKAVSPDENNEYPQYLLPARRSVYHNLENKYPIYGKLYKIADNPNNRLFRTGPEIRIWLKEAKKIITEYLQQ; from the coding sequence ATGAAATTGAAAAATTTATTTAAAAGAAGTTTATCTTTTTTATTTTCATTTATAATGATTTTTGCATTGGTTTCAGGCTTAAATGTACAGGCTTTTTCAGGTGATGAACCCAAACAAACTCTTAATGTAGCTTTATATGAATATGTTCCTGATCCTATACGTTTTAAAAAAGCGGTTGAAACTGAGTGGAATAAGAAAGAACCTAATATAAAACTTAATTTTGTAGATTGGGATTGTTATAGTGAGGATCCACCAAAGGATTTGGATGTATTTGTTTTTGATGCAATTTATTTATCTCATTTCGTAAAGGAAGGATATCTATCCCAAATCCCACAAGGGAGCATAAAAAATAAAGAAGATATTCTACCTTTCGCAATGGAAGGTTGTACTATAGAAGGTTCAACTTATGCAATACCTCAAATCATATGTACGAATCTCTTATTTAGTAGAAAAGGAGATTATGACATACAAAAAGTAAATTCTGTGTATGATTTAAATGATAAGTTAGGAAAGAACACATCAGAAGATATTATTCCTCCTAATAATAAAGGACTATTAATAGATATGTCTGGAGGAACTAGTAAAGCTTGTATGTATCTAGATTCATTAATTGATACAACACAAGAGTATACAGAATTTAATTCATTACCTAATTTAAATGAATTAAATGAAGATGCCATTGATAGCTTAGGATTATTACAATCAATGGCTGGAAAAAATCAAGCTAATTACTGGCCGGAAAATAATGATTCATACATTAGGGCTAAATGGTTTATTAATGGAAAAGGAAGGGCTTATATAGGTTATACTGAAGCAATGTCTCAAATGAAAGAATTTGCAAATGATATTGATTTTAAGACAATTTCTTTATCAAAAAATTCTAATATTCCTATTTTTTATGGAGATGTGGTTGGAGTAAATTCTTCTATAACAGATTCATATAAAAAAGAAAAAGCAATTGAACTTGCAAACATTATCACAGACAAAAACACTATGGTTAAGGCAGTTTCTCCTGATGAAAATAATGAATATCCTCAATATTTATTGCCTGCTAGAAGAAGTGTATATCATAATTTAGAAAATAAGTATCCTATTTATGGTAAATTATATAAAATAGCGGATAATCCTAATAATAGACTGTTTAGGACTGGACCTGAAATACGTATATGGTTAAAAGAAGCCAAAAAGATTATTACTGAATATTTACAACAGTGA
- a CDS encoding COG2426 family protein, whose amino-acid sequence MTKYAIVFFMSMVPIIELRGAIPYSQAFQLPLLQSYIVAIIGNMLPVPFIYLFARKVLIWGADKPVIGNFFSWCLSKGEKAGKKLQEKAGKGGLFIGLLLFVGIPLPGTGAWTGTLAASFLDMDFKTTVIAVMAGVLLAGIIMGTAAVGLFKVF is encoded by the coding sequence ATGACGAAATATGCAATAGTATTTTTTATGTCCATGGTTCCTATTATAGAATTACGTGGAGCTATACCCTATTCACAGGCTTTTCAATTACCTTTGCTTCAATCTTATATTGTTGCAATTATAGGAAATATGTTGCCTGTACCTTTCATATATCTATTTGCAAGAAAGGTTCTTATATGGGGAGCTGATAAACCTGTTATTGGAAACTTTTTCTCATGGTGTTTATCAAAGGGCGAAAAAGCAGGTAAAAAGTTGCAAGAAAAAGCAGGTAAAGGTGGTTTATTTATTGGTTTATTATTATTCGTTGGGATACCACTTCCTGGAACTGGAGCATGGACAGGCACTTTAGCAGCTAGTTTTCTAGATATGGATTTTAAAACTACTGTTATAGCTGTTATGGCTGGAGTATTACTAGCAGGTATTATAATGGGTACTGCTGCTGTTGGTTTGTTTAAGGTTTTTTAA
- a CDS encoding H-type lectin domain-containing protein — MQIRSGQAYYDQTIGGWNLLNGDGIREYRTTISFKEVFEKEPTVMVALSGLDIIKNHNARVKVYVDNVTNRDFTLCIHTWSDSEIYGVGVSWMAYGE; from the coding sequence ATGCAAATAAGAAGTGGACAAGCTTATTATGATCAAACTATTGGAGGTTGGAATCTTCTAAATGGTGATGGTATAAGAGAATATCGTACTACAATTAGTTTCAAAGAAGTATTTGAAAAAGAACCAACTGTAATGGTTGCTTTAAGCGGCCTTGATATCATAAAAAATCATAATGCACGTGTTAAAGTATATGTAGATAATGTAACTAATCGTGATTTTACCCTATGTATCCACACTTGGTCAGATTCGGAAATTTATGGAGTTGGAGTTAGCTGGATGGCTTATGGTGAATAA
- a CDS encoding ABC transporter ATP-binding protein, producing MELLKVKDLCKSYGKGEIKVNALKNINLTINQGEFVAIVGPSGSGKSTLLHLLGGVDKPTSGKVVLEGTDIYSLKENELAILRRRKIGFIFQFYNLIPVLTAEENMEMPVLLDNKKPDKKYMEELLDILGLRERKNHLPSQLSGGQQQRVSIGRALANKPSIILADEPTGNLDSKNSKEIIELLRYSVKKYNQTLVLITHDLNIAKMADRVITIADGEVKGDEVTKVEKL from the coding sequence ATGGAATTATTAAAAGTTAAAGATCTTTGCAAGAGTTACGGAAAAGGTGAAATAAAGGTAAATGCATTAAAAAATATTAATTTAACTATAAATCAAGGAGAATTTGTGGCTATAGTTGGTCCTTCAGGTTCTGGTAAAAGTACATTACTTCATCTTCTAGGGGGAGTAGATAAACCAACCTCTGGTAAAGTTGTTTTAGAAGGTACAGATATATATTCTTTAAAGGAAAATGAATTAGCTATATTAAGAAGAAGAAAAATAGGATTTATATTTCAATTTTATAATCTAATACCAGTACTTACTGCAGAAGAAAATATGGAAATGCCAGTGCTTTTAGATAATAAAAAACCAGATAAAAAATATATGGAAGAACTTTTAGATATATTAGGATTAAGAGAAAGAAAAAATCACTTACCTTCACAACTGTCTGGTGGACAGCAGCAAAGGGTTTCTATAGGTAGAGCCTTAGCTAATAAACCATCTATAATATTGGCAGATGAACCTACAGGTAATCTAGATTCTAAAAATTCCAAGGAAATAATAGAACTTTTAAGATATTCAGTTAAAAAATATAATCAAACCCTAGTGCTTATAACCCATGACTTAAATATAGCAAAAATGGCAGATAGAGTTATAACCATAGCAGATGGAGAAGTTAAAGGGGACGAGGTGACTAAAGTTGAAAAGCTATAG